From Echinicola jeungdonensis, the proteins below share one genomic window:
- a CDS encoding helix-turn-helix domain-containing protein — protein MNFIRQIERMQILNKLIKEQRTGTPNELAERLGVSRRQLYTYIDYLKDLGLDVWFSRKQNSFVYNDDEEIQLDLKIRVLGKTDVSKINGGKILKDFLPCFFYARTENKLVI, from the coding sequence ATGAACTTTATAAGACAAATTGAAAGGATGCAAATCTTAAATAAGCTAATCAAAGAACAAAGGACAGGGACGCCCAATGAGTTGGCCGAAAGGCTGGGTGTAAGTAGAAGGCAGCTTTATACCTACATAGATTACCTGAAAGATTTAGGATTGGATGTTTGGTTTTCCAGAAAGCAGAACAGTTTTGTGTACAATGATGATGAAGAAATCCAACTCGATTTGAAAATTAGGGTTCTTGGAAAAACTGACGTTTCGAAAATTAATGGAGGAAAAATTTTAAAAGATTTTCTCCCGTGCTTTTTTTATGCACGGACAGAAAATAAATTAGTTATATGA
- a CDS encoding cation:proton antiporter, translated as MNSFILAVTELPLLSDIVIIFGLAMLVILLFMRLKVPTIIGFLFTGALAGPYGLSLVKASTTVDVLSEIGVILLLFVIGMEFSLKSLMSIRRAVFIGGSLQVALTIIATSFLAYFIGFNWNIAVFFGFLFALSSTAIVLKLLQESGKVNTLSGKITLAILIFQDIIIVPLMLFIPMLAGESENILLSLFYMTVKGGLVVLITLLSAKYLIPNLLYRVAQTRSEELFLLSIIVICFSVAYLTSLLGLSLGLGAFLAGLIISESEYNHHATGKILPFREIFLSFFFVSVGMLFDVTFLFSHIGIILLILLFTFIVKFVIASIAVRSIGVHFKDAFLVGLSIFQVGEFSLLLAKVGLEYNLLNDETYQYFLAVSILTMAITPFVINKRDRLAYHLLNLPLPARIKSHLVNPVTNITMADIGGEELADHLVIVGYGLNGRNLSKAAKRANIPYAIIEMNPETVRAEAEKGEPIIFGDAANETVLKHVNIHKARVVVIAISNNDATKSIISAIRLLCQNATIIVRTRYVNEMEENLKIGADEVIPEEFETSIEIFTRVLNKYLISRDEIEDFTEEVRSYNYEMFRATQTNGRDRLNLDLPEINFVSLKVGKDTGTFIDKPLKEAKIREIIGVNLVALKRNGKTTSDINGETKLKLGDVVYVVGKPESLNKFEKEVTGAN; from the coding sequence ATGAATTCATTTATTCTTGCCGTAACGGAATTGCCGTTGCTGTCCGATATTGTGATAATCTTCGGATTGGCCATGTTGGTTATCCTGTTGTTTATGCGGCTCAAAGTTCCTACGATTATTGGATTCTTGTTTACAGGAGCCCTGGCGGGGCCTTATGGCCTTTCCCTGGTAAAAGCATCCACCACCGTGGATGTCCTCAGTGAAATCGGGGTTATCCTTTTGCTTTTTGTAATTGGAATGGAATTTTCCCTGAAAAGCCTAATGTCCATACGTAGGGCAGTTTTTATTGGTGGCTCTCTACAAGTTGCTCTCACTATAATAGCCACTTCCTTTTTGGCTTATTTTATTGGGTTTAACTGGAATATAGCGGTATTCTTTGGTTTTCTCTTTGCCCTTAGTAGTACGGCAATTGTACTTAAATTGCTACAGGAATCAGGGAAGGTCAACACACTTTCGGGGAAAATCACTCTTGCAATATTGATATTCCAGGACATCATCATTGTGCCCTTGATGTTGTTTATTCCCATGTTGGCAGGGGAATCCGAAAACATTTTACTTTCCCTTTTTTATATGACCGTCAAGGGTGGCCTGGTAGTTTTAATAACCTTATTAAGTGCCAAGTACTTGATTCCAAATCTGCTTTACAGGGTCGCCCAAACCCGAAGTGAAGAACTATTCCTCTTGAGTATTATTGTGATTTGTTTTTCCGTAGCCTACCTAACTTCACTCTTGGGGCTTTCATTAGGCTTGGGCGCTTTCCTTGCAGGTTTGATCATTAGTGAGTCAGAGTACAACCACCATGCAACCGGAAAAATCCTTCCCTTCAGGGAAATTTTCCTGAGCTTTTTCTTTGTTTCGGTGGGCATGCTCTTTGACGTTACTTTTTTGTTCAGCCATATAGGGATTATTTTATTGATTCTCCTTTTCACTTTTATAGTCAAATTTGTTATTGCCTCCATTGCCGTTCGTTCCATAGGAGTACATTTTAAAGATGCTTTTTTGGTGGGGCTTTCTATCTTCCAAGTGGGGGAGTTTTCCTTGCTTTTGGCCAAAGTAGGATTGGAATATAACTTGCTCAATGACGAGACTTATCAGTATTTTTTGGCAGTATCCATTTTGACCATGGCCATTACTCCCTTTGTGATCAATAAACGGGATAGGTTGGCATACCATCTCCTAAACCTGCCCCTTCCTGCCAGGATTAAATCCCATCTGGTCAATCCTGTTACCAATATTACCATGGCGGACATCGGGGGAGAGGAGCTTGCTGATCACCTGGTTATCGTGGGTTATGGACTTAATGGCAGAAATCTGTCCAAGGCTGCCAAAAGAGCCAATATTCCCTATGCTATTATTGAAATGAATCCAGAAACGGTGCGGGCAGAAGCTGAAAAGGGAGAACCTATCATCTTCGGGGATGCAGCCAATGAAACCGTTCTTAAGCATGTTAATATACACAAAGCACGGGTGGTAGTCATCGCCATTTCCAATAATGACGCCACCAAGAGTATTATTTCTGCTATTCGTTTGCTTTGTCAAAATGCCACTATCATCGTTCGGACCCGCTATGTGAATGAAATGGAAGAAAATCTGAAAATAGGTGCGGACGAGGTAATTCCTGAGGAATTTGAAACTTCCATTGAAATTTTCACCCGGGTGCTTAACAAATACCTGATCTCCAGGGATGAAATAGAGGATTTTACTGAAGAAGTAAGATCCTATAATTATGAAATGTTTCGGGCCACCCAAACCAATGGCAGGGACAGGCTCAACCTGGATTTGCCGGAAATCAATTTTGTCAGTTTAAAGGTAGGTAAAGATACCGGCACCTTCATAGACAAACCCTTGAAAGAAGCAAAAATCAGGGAAATCATTGGGGTGAATTTAGTGGCCCTAAAAAGAAATGGAAAAACCACCTCTGACATCAATGGGGAAACCAAATTAAAACTTGGAGATGTAGTCTATGTGGTTGGAAAACCGGAATCCTTAAATAAATTCGAAAAGGAGGTAACCGGAGCCAATTAG
- a CDS encoding DUF4494 domain-containing protein: MRIWFLCKVKYAKENEQGLLKNVTEQYLIDAVSFTEAEARIYDMLGSVIRGDFQVTNISKSNIVDVFFYDDIDIWHKCKITYVVADADSGKEKKVTQYMLVTAHDVKEAYDRIHESLSNMLVSFRVPDINESPIVEIFPYESEDEELLPPPPSNLKPIGEVKADQERREEIRAERDRMNSLQDSALAEEEENPPLNEAPDEEGQMAEETENDFPHDSEMDEEEDYSDQYQPGSEENK, from the coding sequence ATGAGAATTTGGTTTTTGTGCAAAGTAAAATATGCAAAAGAAAATGAGCAGGGATTGCTCAAAAATGTCACCGAACAATACCTGATCGATGCGGTATCATTTACCGAAGCAGAAGCGCGAATTTATGACATGCTGGGGAGTGTCATACGTGGAGATTTTCAGGTTACCAATATCAGCAAAAGCAATATTGTAGATGTCTTCTTCTATGATGATATTGACATTTGGCATAAATGCAAAATCACTTACGTGGTGGCTGATGCAGACAGTGGAAAGGAGAAAAAAGTCACCCAATACATGCTTGTGACCGCCCATGATGTCAAGGAGGCTTATGACAGGATCCATGAAAGTTTAAGTAATATGTTGGTCAGTTTTAGGGTACCTGACATCAACGAAAGCCCCATAGTGGAAATTTTCCCATATGAAAGCGAGGATGAAGAACTTCTTCCTCCACCCCCATCCAACCTGAAACCCATCGGTGAGGTAAAAGCCGACCAGGAAAGACGTGAGGAAATTAGAGCGGAAAGAGATAGAATGAACAGCCTTCAGGATTCGGCCCTTGCGGAAGAAGAGGAAAATCCACCACTTAATGAAGCACCAGATGAGGAAGGCCAGATGGCTGAGGAAACAGAAAATGATTTTCCGCATGACTCAGAAATGGATGAGGAGGAAGATTATTCGGACCAATACCAGCCTGGATCCGAAGAAAACAAATAA
- a CDS encoding CPBP family glutamic-type intramembrane protease, translating into MLKLKYPELIIVLILNLTVVKLVGIFDISKYFSSPGDIRDIKEYFFPFLVFTAGIVPLIEEYCFRSWINEGKWKIVLAIALTFGYLLMGDYHIQFEIIWIIIFIIHVYLINFKVFTDWINSIIHGVLFGTTHLVNFSTEEIFDSFVLLPILIFPQIMLGIILYYIKIKINFISCVLYHVFYNSILITYAYLFD; encoded by the coding sequence ATGCTTAAACTAAAATATCCCGAATTGATTATAGTGCTTATTCTCAATTTAACAGTTGTAAAACTTGTTGGTATTTTTGATATAAGCAAATATTTTTCATCTCCAGGTGACATTCGGGATATTAAGGAATATTTTTTTCCTTTTCTGGTTTTTACAGCGGGAATAGTTCCTTTGATTGAAGAGTATTGCTTTAGATCTTGGATTAATGAGGGGAAATGGAAAATCGTATTGGCTATTGCCTTGACATTTGGATATTTGTTAATGGGTGATTATCATATACAATTTGAAATTATTTGGATAATAATTTTTATTATTCATGTCTATTTAATCAATTTTAAGGTTTTTACAGATTGGATTAATTCTATTATTCATGGGGTATTGTTTGGGACAACTCATTTGGTGAACTTTTCTACAGAAGAAATATTTGACTCATTTGTTTTATTGCCAATTCTTATTTTCCCTCAAATTATGTTGGGAATAATTTTATACTATATAAAAATAAAAATTAATTTTATAAGTTGTGTTTTATATCATGTTTTTTATAATTCTATATTAATAACTTATGCATACTTATTTGATTAA
- a CDS encoding HlyD family secretion protein has protein sequence MKTIFPASIVHQTTEYYQSKITVCSKIIYLSLLAGIILVIISLPFIKVDVSVQSRGTFQSALGRNNVYAPVSGRLVSFNLGENRSVKKGDVLAEIETNQVELEIEGLKTRSRTLSGFVKDLEKLILLTPSKVKDLKPIDFYSNYYQASFLEYYSEVKNYLSILKKEKRDFNRAEILYESEIIPFIEFDEVRVNYSKAQSNLDIFHKRKIASWENELLNYQEERRELVNQIRQLEERLHKYKILAGVDGDIMNLKNIKEGDFVFTNQKIAEISPDSALMAVVHVSPADIAFIKPGQKVLFQVDAYNYNQWGLVEGQVSEISKDLNMVSEREVAFTVICTVPEPKLNLESGIEGEIKRGMTLNSRFIIAKRSLFQLLYDKVDDWLNPTTQ, from the coding sequence ATGAAAACAATTTTTCCAGCTTCCATTGTCCATCAAACTACGGAGTATTATCAAAGTAAAATAACTGTCTGCTCCAAAATTATTTATTTGAGTCTACTGGCAGGGATTATTTTGGTCATTATAAGTCTACCCTTTATTAAAGTTGATGTTTCGGTACAATCAAGGGGGACATTCCAATCCGCATTAGGAAGAAATAATGTTTATGCCCCTGTTTCGGGAAGGCTTGTCTCTTTTAATCTGGGAGAAAACCGATCGGTCAAAAAGGGGGATGTACTTGCTGAAATAGAAACTAACCAAGTTGAATTGGAAATTGAAGGGTTAAAAACAAGAAGCCGGACATTAAGTGGATTTGTAAAAGATTTGGAAAAATTGATTCTCTTGACACCGTCAAAAGTTAAGGATCTTAAACCCATTGATTTTTACTCAAATTATTATCAAGCCTCATTTTTGGAGTATTACTCTGAAGTTAAAAACTATTTATCGATTCTTAAAAAAGAAAAACGGGATTTTAATCGGGCAGAGATATTATATGAAAGCGAAATTATTCCATTTATAGAATTTGATGAGGTAAGGGTCAATTACAGTAAAGCCCAATCAAATTTGGATATTTTTCATAAAAGGAAGATAGCAAGTTGGGAGAACGAACTTCTTAACTACCAAGAAGAAAGAAGGGAGTTGGTTAATCAGATAAGACAATTAGAGGAGAGACTTCATAAATATAAAATTTTGGCTGGCGTGGATGGGGATATAATGAACCTCAAGAATATCAAGGAAGGTGATTTTGTCTTTACGAATCAAAAAATTGCAGAGATTTCTCCTGATTCAGCTTTAATGGCGGTTGTTCATGTTTCTCCAGCTGATATTGCTTTTATAAAGCCTGGGCAAAAGGTGTTGTTTCAGGTGGATGCTTATAATTATAACCAATGGGGCTTGGTGGAAGGGCAGGTGAGTGAGATTTCGAAGGACCTCAATATGGTTTCTGAAAGAGAGGTTGCTTTTACGGTAATATGCACTGTCCCAGAGCCCAAGTTAAATCTGGAAAGTGGTATTGAAGGTGAGATAAAGCGGGGAATGACTTTAAACAGCAGGTTTATTATCGCCAAAAGAAGTTTGTTTCAACTTTTATATGATAAGGTGGATGATTGGCTGAACCCAACGACCCAGTGA
- a CDS encoding patatin-like phospholipase family protein: protein MWNSFFYSFPIQLLLLHLKKNLVLVGIWVLLLLIILEEFGKVLGIPYLFLDPEYLNDVSWMGFFLMGIGFAVFTMAFHMTTYIMDGAKFKFLAILSRPFLRFCINNSIIPMIVYVVYFVSVILFQLENYDFNTWGIVKYFMGFLVGNALTFWIFFYYFSFTNKDFFVLFTDTVDKQLRKSKLPRANVIKRYKDRKRTSDKVLTYLDINLKPRVIRHDLDRFEGNKLLKVFDQNHLNLFIIEVVLVFIILFLGFFRDYEFLQFPAAMSVMLIFSILTLLIGAVIFWMRSWSVFVALSVFLVINWGSQTRLMNRPHSALGLNYDNPPAVYDLDHLEDLLHPDTIRKDKAKTLEILNNWKSRFPEEHKPKILLLACSGGGQRAALWTLHVMQQLHISSKGKFMENTRMITGASGGVIGAAFFRELYLRSQSDSTLDLTEEKYLEQIASDNLNSIIFTLMVNDLLIRNQTVEYNGREYLQDRGYAFENQLNINTKGVLDKPLKAYKEPEYQAKIPMLPITPLIVNDARKLFIAPHSMSYMGVSLLRHQGENEKSQAIDFMRFFRNHDAKNLRFISALRMGATFPFITPNIQLPSDPRMEIMDSGLSDNFGVMDALKFLYHFEDWISENTSGVVLVTIRDSEKTLEIEKKTPPTITQKLVTPLKNIYINWDNVQTLHNESLFNYFEEMLSIPVERVEFEYSAKDFYESQEEGLIPGNLTTSDPEIQRASLNWRLTAMEKRDIMESIYSAENQNSLKRIREIFSMDSR from the coding sequence ATGTGGAATAGCTTTTTTTATAGTTTTCCTATCCAATTATTATTGCTCCACTTGAAGAAGAACCTGGTATTGGTGGGGATCTGGGTGCTGTTGTTGTTGATTATATTGGAGGAGTTTGGAAAGGTGCTGGGCATTCCCTACTTGTTTTTGGACCCTGAATACCTCAATGATGTTTCCTGGATGGGCTTCTTTTTGATGGGAATAGGTTTTGCCGTTTTTACAATGGCCTTCCATATGACCACTTATATTATGGATGGGGCCAAATTTAAATTTCTGGCCATTTTATCGCGGCCATTTTTGAGGTTTTGTATCAATAACAGCATAATTCCTATGATCGTTTATGTTGTTTATTTTGTTAGTGTGATTCTTTTTCAATTAGAAAATTACGATTTTAATACTTGGGGAATTGTAAAGTATTTTATGGGTTTTCTGGTGGGAAATGCCCTCACATTTTGGATCTTCTTCTATTATTTTTCATTTACAAATAAGGACTTTTTTGTTTTGTTTACAGATACTGTAGATAAGCAGTTGAGGAAATCCAAATTGCCCCGTGCCAATGTAATCAAGCGCTATAAGGACAGAAAAAGGACTTCGGATAAGGTGTTAACATATTTGGATATCAATCTGAAACCAAGGGTGATCCGGCATGATCTGGACCGCTTTGAAGGCAATAAGTTGCTCAAAGTGTTTGACCAGAACCATTTGAATTTGTTTATCATTGAAGTAGTGCTGGTATTTATTATCCTGTTTTTGGGTTTTTTCCGGGATTATGAGTTTTTGCAGTTTCCTGCAGCCATGAGCGTCATGTTGATATTTTCAATTTTGACCTTGCTTATTGGCGCGGTCATATTTTGGATGAGAAGCTGGTCCGTTTTTGTTGCCCTTTCGGTTTTCCTGGTTATTAATTGGGGTTCCCAAACCAGGTTGATGAACAGGCCACATTCTGCTTTGGGCCTCAATTATGATAACCCTCCTGCAGTTTATGATTTGGATCATTTGGAGGATTTGCTTCATCCTGACACAATCCGGAAAGATAAGGCCAAAACTTTGGAAATCCTGAACAACTGGAAATCAAGGTTTCCTGAAGAGCACAAGCCAAAAATCCTGCTATTAGCCTGTAGTGGAGGTGGTCAAAGGGCTGCTTTGTGGACCCTTCATGTGATGCAGCAACTTCATATTTCCAGCAAGGGGAAGTTTATGGAAAATACCCGGATGATCACCGGGGCTTCTGGTGGAGTAATCGGTGCGGCTTTTTTCCGTGAACTGTATTTAAGGTCTCAAAGCGATAGTACTTTGGATTTGACCGAGGAAAAATACCTGGAGCAAATCGCTTCGGACAACCTTAACTCCATCATTTTTACATTAATGGTAAATGACTTATTGATCCGAAACCAAACGGTTGAGTACAATGGAAGGGAATATTTGCAGGATAGAGGTTATGCTTTTGAAAACCAATTAAATATCAATACCAAAGGTGTTTTGGACAAACCTTTAAAGGCTTATAAGGAACCGGAATACCAAGCCAAAATTCCTATGTTGCCCATTACCCCCTTGATTGTTAATGATGCCCGGAAATTATTTATTGCTCCCCATTCAATGAGTTATATGGGTGTTTCATTGCTGAGGCATCAGGGGGAAAATGAAAAAAGCCAAGCCATTGATTTTATGCGGTTTTTCCGGAATCATGATGCCAAGAACCTTCGTTTTATCAGTGCCCTCCGGATGGGAGCGACATTTCCCTTTATTACTCCCAATATCCAATTGCCTTCTGACCCACGAATGGAAATCATGGATTCGGGTTTATCCGACAATTTTGGGGTAATGGATGCTTTAAAATTTCTGTATCATTTTGAAGATTGGATTTCCGAAAATACTTCCGGTGTAGTTTTAGTGACCATTAGGGATTCAGAGAAGACCCTGGAAATAGAAAAGAAAACGCCCCCAACTATCACCCAAAAGCTGGTGACCCCGTTGAAAAACATATATATCAATTGGGACAATGTACAAACTTTACATAATGAATCACTTTTTAATTATTTTGAGGAAATGCTTTCAATCCCAGTTGAAAGGGTGGAATTTGAGTATTCTGCCAAAGACTTTTATGAGAGTCAAGAGGAAGGCCTGATCCCAGGGAACCTAACAACCTCTGACCCGGAAATCCAAAGGGCTTCTTTAAACTGGCGATTGACAGCAATGGAAAAAAGAGATATTATGGAAAGTATCTATAGTGCCGAAAACCAAAATTCCCTAAAACGAATCAGGGAAATTTTTTCTATGGATTCCCGGTAG
- a CDS encoding DUF962 domain-containing protein yields the protein MRKIKQLLSEYGLSHQNPTNKMIHWVCVPLIFFSIVGIIFCIPIGPLDFLEDYLGPFANWATFSLTVVLFYYYSLSPPLALGMFLFSASCLALANLIRIISPVPLWSICLVLFFIGWVLQFYGHKIEGKKPSFFKDVRFLLIGPAWLMHFIYKRFGFAY from the coding sequence ATGAGAAAAATCAAACAATTATTGAGTGAATACGGCCTTAGCCACCAAAATCCCACCAATAAAATGATCCATTGGGTTTGTGTGCCCCTAATCTTTTTTAGCATCGTGGGCATAATATTTTGTATTCCTATCGGACCGCTGGACTTTTTGGAGGATTACCTGGGCCCCTTTGCCAATTGGGCCACCTTTTCCCTGACCGTTGTTTTATTTTATTATTACTCCCTGTCCCCTCCATTAGCCCTGGGCATGTTTCTGTTTTCCGCTTCCTGCCTGGCCTTGGCCAACTTGATCCGGATTATTAGCCCCGTTCCCTTATGGAGCATTTGTCTGGTCCTATTTTTTATAGGATGGGTCCTACAGTTTTATGGTCACAAAATTGAAGGCAAAAAACCCTCTTTTTTCAAGGATGTCCGGTTCCTACTTATCGGCCCCGCCTGGTTGATGCATTTTATTTACAAAAGATTCGGTTTTGCTTATTAA
- a CDS encoding peptidase domain-containing ABC transporter, with translation MNIKIKQRDITDCGATCLASVANYYKLQLPVSKIRQMASTDQKGTNILGLIEASTKMGFSAKGVKGKFEALFEIPKPSIAHVIVNKVLHHFVVIYKITPKIVEVMDPADGKMHQLPHGRFKEIWTGVLVLLMPNEEFKAVNEKVSTWRRFWFLVRPHQSVMTQALVGAVLYTVLGLSTSIYVQKIVDHVFVGRNTNLLNLLSVVMVVLLCLQLVIGVFKTTFIIKVGQKIDAKLILGYYKHLLTLPQRFFDTMRVGEIISRITDAVKIRAFINDVSINLIVNVFIVVFSFALMFTFYWKLALIMVAVIPLYMFIYFSTNYLNKRVERTLMEKSADLESQLVESITAAGTIKRFGAEDHANIKTETRFVSLLGTVYKSSMNDVFANTSSETVSRGFTIVLLWVGAGYVLKNEITPGELMSFYALLGYLTGPVASLIGMNKTIQNALIAADRLFEIMDLEVETTVETFSMEKKALGDIVFKDVAFRYGSRKNVFEQLNLAIPQGKVSGIIGESGSGKSTLVSLLQNLYPLKSGHIYLGEYDIQYISNDSLRQIVSVVPQNIDLFAGNVLENIALGDYQPDMRKVMGICNQLGMMDFIEELPNGFGTYLGENGATLSGGQKQRIAIARALYREPEVLILDEATASLDPESEQFVQKTIRVLVDQGKTIIFITHRLAAVQDFDKLLVLDKGQLIEEGTHQELISMEGKYHQMLKKQMLMMN, from the coding sequence ATGAATATCAAAATAAAACAAAGGGATATTACAGACTGTGGGGCCACCTGTTTGGCATCTGTCGCAAACTATTATAAGCTCCAGCTTCCAGTGTCCAAAATCAGGCAGATGGCTTCTACAGATCAAAAGGGAACCAATATACTTGGTTTGATCGAGGCAAGTACAAAGATGGGATTCTCAGCCAAAGGTGTGAAGGGGAAATTTGAAGCATTGTTTGAAATTCCCAAACCAAGTATCGCCCACGTAATAGTCAATAAGGTGCTGCATCATTTTGTGGTGATTTATAAAATTACTCCAAAAATCGTGGAGGTGATGGATCCGGCTGATGGTAAAATGCACCAGTTGCCCCATGGGAGGTTTAAAGAAATATGGACGGGTGTTTTGGTACTGTTAATGCCAAATGAAGAATTTAAGGCCGTTAATGAAAAGGTCAGTACTTGGCGTCGGTTTTGGTTTTTGGTTCGTCCGCATCAAAGTGTAATGACCCAGGCACTGGTTGGAGCTGTTTTGTACACCGTATTGGGGCTGTCCACTTCTATATATGTGCAGAAGATTGTGGATCATGTTTTTGTAGGAAGGAATACCAACCTCTTGAATTTGCTTTCGGTGGTGATGGTGGTATTACTTTGTTTGCAGTTGGTGATAGGGGTGTTTAAAACAACTTTTATCATCAAAGTAGGTCAGAAGATTGATGCCAAGCTGATTTTGGGTTATTATAAACACCTGTTGACACTGCCCCAGCGGTTTTTTGATACCATGCGTGTGGGAGAAATTATTTCCAGGATCACCGATGCGGTGAAGATCAGGGCTTTTATCAATGACGTATCCATCAATCTGATCGTCAATGTATTTATTGTTGTTTTCTCCTTTGCCCTGATGTTTACTTTTTACTGGAAGCTGGCCTTGATTATGGTTGCAGTTATTCCATTGTATATGTTCATTTATTTCTCAACCAACTACCTAAACAAAAGGGTAGAAAGAACCTTGATGGAAAAGAGTGCGGATCTGGAATCCCAGTTGGTAGAGTCCATCACAGCGGCAGGCACTATCAAACGATTTGGAGCTGAAGACCATGCCAATATCAAGACAGAGACGCGTTTTGTGTCTTTATTAGGGACGGTTTATAAGTCCAGTATGAATGATGTATTTGCCAATACCTCATCGGAAACCGTATCCCGGGGATTTACCATTGTTCTCTTGTGGGTAGGGGCAGGGTATGTATTAAAAAATGAAATTACTCCCGGGGAGTTGATGTCTTTTTATGCATTGTTAGGTTACCTGACCGGCCCTGTGGCTAGCTTGATAGGGATGAATAAGACCATTCAGAATGCCTTGATTGCTGCGGACAGGCTGTTTGAAATCATGGACCTTGAAGTAGAGACTACCGTGGAGACATTTTCTATGGAGAAGAAAGCCTTGGGGGATATAGTTTTTAAGGATGTGGCCTTCAGGTACGGAAGCAGAAAGAATGTCTTTGAGCAACTAAACCTGGCTATTCCGCAAGGAAAAGTATCCGGGATTATTGGGGAAAGTGGATCAGGCAAAAGTACCCTGGTGTCTTTGTTACAAAACTTGTACCCATTGAAATCCGGGCATATTTATTTGGGGGAATATGATATACAATACATTTCAAATGACAGTTTGAGGCAAATTGTTTCCGTGGTACCTCAAAATATTGATCTTTTTGCAGGTAATGTGCTGGAGAATATTGCTCTTGGAGATTACCAACCGGATATGCGGAAAGTGATGGGTATTTGTAACCAATTGGGAATGATGGATTTTATTGAAGAATTGCCCAATGGATTTGGGACTTATCTGGGTGAAAATGGTGCAACTTTATCAGGTGGTCAAAAACAGCGGATAGCCATAGCCAGGGCACTGTACCGGGAACCTGAGGTATTGATTCTGGATGAAGCCACAGCATCCCTTGATCCTGAATCCGAACAATTTGTTCAAAAGACAATCCGAGTATTAGTGGACCAGGGAAAGACTATCATTTTTATTACCCACAGGCTGGCAGCAGTGCAGGATTTTGACAAGCTATTGGTTCTAGACAAGGGGCAATTAATAGAAGAGGGAACTCACCAAGAATTGATTTCCATGGAAGGGAAATATCACCAGATGTTAAAGAAGCAGATGCTGATGATGAATTAA